A single region of the Pristis pectinata isolate sPriPec2 chromosome 25, sPriPec2.1.pri, whole genome shotgun sequence genome encodes:
- the LOC127582907 gene encoding transcription factor Sp6-like has product MQTATWSSIGEQPASPLTSGFNSWKSAALPKNLGIATSGSSAFSPSNTAPNFSFNNKYALLNGPSLKTQDCGQFKPNLQSTVEYFSNPLHPRVDMAHYHDSWFRPSHQSGPAEDGGLSATWWDLHPGSSWMDLQNAPAGLQSSAHPGGLQPPLGNYGSEHQICGPPTHLLQPNQVMINQDGYKQAEPVQEPLVLNQTLDGASRPKSARRSLSRSSGQGNCRCPNCLEAERLGTSADGSNKKKVLHNCHIPGCGKAYVKTSHLKAHLRWHSGDRPFVCNWLFCGKRFTRSDELQRHLQTHTGSKRFLCPICNRVFMRTDHLTKHMKTHGEASQAGTKETAREGSKCISLPGPPQSPGSMQRDCEGKGVSDGLSVADRQQN; this is encoded by the coding sequence ATGCAAACTGCCACATGGAGTAGCATCGGGGAACAACCGGCCTCGCCTCTAACTTCCGGCTTCAACTCTTGGAAATCAGCGGCCCTTCCCAAGAATTTGGGTATAGCCACATCTGGAAGCAgtgcattcagcccctcaaacacaGCTCCCAACTTTTCCTTTAATAACAAGTATGCCTTGCTCAATGGCCCAAGCTTAAAGACTCAGGATTGTGGTCAGTTCAAACCCAACCTCCAGTCAACGGTTGAATACTTTTCCAACCCCTTGCACCCACGTGTTGACATGGCTCACTATCACGACTCCTGGTTTAGACCCTCTCATCAAAGTGGTCCTGCTGAAGACGGGGGTCTCTCAGCCACTTGGTGGGACTTACATCCTGGATCGAGCTGGATGGACCTGCAGAATGCACCGGCTGGTCTTCAAAGCTCGGCCCATCCAGGCGGTTTGCAGCCCCCTCTGGGCAACTATGGGTCTGAGCACCAGATCTGTGGCCCTCCAACTCACCTCTTGCAGCCCAACCAAGTTATGATCAACCAAGATGGATATAAGCAAGCCGAGCCCGTCCAGGAGCCCCTGGTCTTGAACCAGACACTGGATGGAGCCTCTCGACCAAAGAGCGCCAGAAGGTCATTGTCTCGAAGCTCGGGTCAGGGGAACTGCCGTTGTCCCAACTGCCTAGAGGCTGAGAGACTAGGGACATCAGCGGACGGCAGCAACAAGAAGAAAGTCCTGCACAATTGCCACATCCCTGGTTGCGGGAAGGCATATGTAAAGACCTCTCACCTCAAGGCCCACCTAAGGTGGCACAGCGGAGACCGGCCTTTTGTCTGCAACTGGCTCTTCTGCGGCAAACGTTTCACCCGCTCCGACGAGCTCCAGCGTCACCTGCAGACCCACACGGGCTCCAAGAGGTTCCTCTGCCCCATCTGTAACCGGGTCTTCATGAGGACCGACCACCTCACCAAGCACATGAAGACACACGGAGAGGCCAGCCAGGCAGGCACCAAAGAGACGGCCAGAGAGGGCAGCAAGTGTATCTCGCTACCTGGGCCGCCCCAGTCCCCGGGAAGCATGCAGAGAGATTGTGAGGGGAAGGGAGTCAGCGATGGACTCTCAGTTGCTGATAGGCAGCAAAACTGA